One genomic window of [Limnothrix rosea] IAM M-220 includes the following:
- a CDS encoding CPBP family intramembrane glutamic endopeptidase has product MKRIILAILTVLTLIPLLSSLWGSFQEPQIQGRLELYQTNLVLQAAEYDRNSAATTSPEAIATLVEELTGADPYGTAIKQYASVLSSSKENLALFQKQDTTATQQATAKKIVETEALINELHLKLGILYAAANQTATAQEQWQAIPTDDSIYAPLVEVLEPLWIEGNAPENTANILGDRLETWFRQQNLQQFFKVTDSPEDLALIQQSIQEAAQQAFFKLTVVTILPFSVGIFGFGFLIFLLIQFARKRQEALLFADSSTAWETPWDGEIIWQVFIVGFFFVGQILLPLALPVLLQSFELNPSGWAVREKAAYTLATYAMMAIAGLVVLAASIWKFRPLPKDWFQVKWLDNWTVWGLGGYMVALPLVLIVSLINQQIWQGQGGSNPILFLALQAQDQVALTIFFITASIMAPLYEEIMFRGFLLPSLTRYMPVWGSILLSAFLFAIAHLSLSEVLPLMTLGIILGFVYTKSKNLLAPMLLHSLWNSGTLLSLFILGS; this is encoded by the coding sequence GTGAAGCGCATTATCCTCGCTATTTTAACGGTGCTCACCTTGATCCCGTTGCTGTCTTCCCTATGGGGCAGTTTCCAAGAGCCACAAATTCAAGGTCGCCTTGAGCTATATCAAACAAATCTCGTTTTGCAGGCAGCAGAGTATGACCGCAACTCCGCAGCAACAACCTCCCCTGAGGCGATCGCCACCTTAGTGGAAGAATTAACCGGAGCAGATCCCTACGGCACTGCCATTAAACAATACGCATCGGTTTTAAGCAGTAGTAAAGAAAATTTGGCACTGTTTCAAAAGCAAGATACGACCGCCACCCAGCAAGCCACAGCAAAAAAAATTGTGGAAACAGAGGCACTCATTAATGAGCTACACCTCAAACTTGGTATTCTCTATGCCGCCGCCAATCAAACAGCAACGGCCCAAGAACAATGGCAAGCTATTCCGACGGACGACAGCATCTATGCTCCGTTAGTCGAAGTCCTAGAGCCTTTGTGGATTGAAGGTAATGCACCGGAAAATACAGCCAACATTTTGGGCGATCGCCTTGAAACCTGGTTTCGCCAGCAGAATTTACAGCAATTTTTTAAAGTCACAGACTCACCAGAAGATCTCGCTCTCATCCAGCAAAGTATCCAAGAGGCTGCCCAGCAAGCCTTTTTTAAGCTAACCGTCGTCACTATTTTGCCCTTTAGCGTTGGGATTTTTGGCTTTGGCTTTTTAATCTTTTTATTGATTCAATTCGCCCGCAAACGTCAGGAGGCCTTACTTTTTGCCGACAGCAGTACCGCCTGGGAAACGCCTTGGGATGGCGAAATTATCTGGCAGGTGTTTATTGTGGGATTTTTCTTTGTCGGACAAATTTTATTGCCCTTAGCGTTGCCAGTGCTCCTGCAAAGTTTTGAACTCAATCCCAGTGGCTGGGCTGTGCGAGAAAAGGCGGCCTACACCCTTGCCACTTACGCCATGATGGCGATCGCCGGACTGGTTGTCTTGGCCGCTTCTATCTGGAAATTTCGACCGCTGCCCAAAGATTGGTTTCAGGTGAAATGGCTCGACAATTGGACAGTGTGGGGTCTTGGGGGCTATATGGTTGCATTACCCCTAGTACTCATTGTGTCGCTAATTAACCAGCAAATTTGGCAAGGACAAGGCGGCAGCAACCCCATTCTTTTCCTTGCTCTACAGGCACAGGATCAAGTGGCTTTGACCATCTTTTTTATTACCGCCTCGATTATGGCTCCCCTCTACGAAGAGATTATGTTTAGAGGATTTTTATTGCCTTCTCTAACCCGCTACATGCCGGTATGGGGCAGTATTTTGCTCAGTGCTTTTCTCTTTGCGATCGCCCACCTCAGTCTGTCAGAAGTTCTGCCACTGATGACCCTCGGCATTATTCTGGGCTTCGTTTATACCAAATCAAAAAATCTATTAGCGCCGATGTTACTGCATAGCCTATGGAACAGTGGTACATTACTCAGCCTCTTTATCCTCGGCAGTTAA
- a CDS encoding WD40 repeat domain-containing protein produces MVKKRQWLELVELGLLLATLITVIWSFFDGLWQTPLIFLSLTLSLNIFNRLNFQRQQRRQMLGSMKRLDQKLQGQIEQLSTQVRQSSDIKSSIAKLNTKGEIQDYLGSLEKSLTNVVQYLNQEALDERLKNLEQVLLILQQESNIDPAKLPTVHPSPTTTQVPRESEKIAVYDPWDTAPPPTPQPTVPKQGWQCIQVLEAHKDCVSALSFSDDQRLLASGSWDQQLKVWQVKDGQQLAQVQAHQQGLLDICFLDGFMDRLLDGLLDGEVRPYGIATSSFESNVKIWHFDPDAGEMPEFQLSQSLEQHEGAVYAIAYTPDGDLLSASHDQTIRRWRPKDGDLLATGQDAGDQIEAIACAPEGNIFVTGGKEGLLKFWRSTDHQPIGSLGSDQPEAIAAIAIRPDGQLLVSAGESGNVYLWQLNVNKLTVLPETVPCFSLAAHNKAITTMRFSPQGNCLITGCVDGTIKIWQLGINEPLATLTLNDAAASPHARLLSLALSADGSMLAAGSSDGRIKIWFQQ; encoded by the coding sequence ATGGTCAAAAAACGGCAATGGTTGGAGTTGGTAGAGTTAGGGTTACTGCTAGCAACATTAATCACCGTAATTTGGTCGTTTTTTGATGGCCTCTGGCAAACACCGCTGATTTTCCTGAGTCTTACCCTCAGCCTCAATATTTTTAATCGCCTCAATTTTCAGCGACAGCAACGGCGACAAATGCTTGGCTCCATGAAACGCCTAGACCAGAAGCTCCAGGGTCAGATCGAACAGCTCTCGACCCAGGTTCGCCAAAGCAGTGACATTAAATCCAGTATTGCCAAACTGAACACCAAAGGGGAAATACAGGACTATTTAGGCAGTCTCGAAAAATCTTTGACTAATGTGGTGCAATATCTTAACCAAGAGGCCCTAGATGAACGGCTCAAGAATCTAGAGCAAGTACTCTTGATTTTGCAACAAGAAAGCAACATTGACCCCGCAAAACTCCCGACCGTTCACCCTTCTCCCACCACGACTCAAGTGCCACGAGAGTCAGAAAAGATAGCCGTTTACGATCCGTGGGACACAGCGCCTCCCCCCACACCCCAACCGACTGTTCCGAAACAAGGCTGGCAGTGTATTCAGGTTTTAGAGGCTCATAAAGATTGTGTTAGTGCTTTAAGTTTTAGTGATGATCAGCGACTCCTAGCGAGTGGTAGCTGGGATCAACAGCTAAAGGTTTGGCAAGTCAAAGATGGCCAACAGCTTGCCCAAGTGCAGGCACACCAGCAGGGTTTGCTCGATATTTGTTTCCTAGATGGATTTATGGATCGGCTGTTGGACGGTTTGTTAGATGGTGAGGTCAGACCCTATGGGATTGCCACGAGTAGTTTTGAATCGAATGTCAAAATTTGGCATTTTGATCCTGATGCGGGTGAAATGCCTGAATTTCAGCTGAGCCAATCCCTTGAACAGCATGAGGGAGCGGTTTACGCGATCGCCTATACGCCTGATGGAGATTTACTGAGTGCCAGCCATGACCAAACAATTCGCCGCTGGCGACCGAAAGATGGCGATTTACTAGCCACAGGTCAAGATGCCGGTGACCAAATTGAGGCGATCGCCTGTGCCCCGGAAGGGAATATTTTTGTCACGGGTGGTAAAGAAGGGCTCCTGAAGTTTTGGCGTAGTACAGATCATCAACCTATTGGTAGCCTCGGTAGTGACCAACCAGAAGCCATTGCGGCGATCGCCATCCGTCCCGATGGGCAATTACTTGTGTCGGCAGGGGAAAGCGGCAACGTTTATCTGTGGCAACTGAATGTAAACAAGCTAACCGTTCTCCCAGAAACAGTCCCTTGCTTTAGCCTAGCCGCCCACAACAAAGCGATTACAACCATGCGCTTTAGCCCCCAAGGCAACTGTCTTATTACGGGCTGCGTTGATGGCACAATTAAAATTTGGCAACTGGGCATTAACGAGCCCCTCGCAACATTGACCCTAAATGATGCCGCAGCGAGTCCCCATGCCCGTTTACTGTCCCTTGCCCTTAGTGCTGATGGTTCGATGTTAGCCGCGGGCAGCTCTGATGGCCGGATTAAAATTTGGTTTCAGCAGTAA